Proteins from a genomic interval of Indicator indicator isolate 239-I01 chromosome 19, UM_Iind_1.1, whole genome shotgun sequence:
- the CPNE7 gene encoding copine-7 isoform X1: protein MPFAHGAACPPSRPAAHRATGTMGEVPEASPQASLAVLSKVELRVSCKHLLDRDTLNKSDPCVLLLMQSQGQWMEVDRSEVIKSNLNPVFAKIFTVDYYFEEVQKLRFEVYDSHGHAGVGTHDDDFLGGMECTVGQIVAQKRVTKPLFLKYGKFAGKSTITQVISEEISGNNGYVELAFRAKKLDDKDLFSKSDPFLEIYRIDDDRSEQLVYRTEVVKNNLSPIWEPFKVSLNSLCSCEEKRKLRCVVWDYDSRGKHDFIGEFFTTFEEMQKAMGENKVQWDCMNPKYKLKKRNYKNSGVVVLLDLKIHRVYSFLDYIMGGCQIHFTVAIDFTASNGDPRNSCSLHYINPYQPNEYLKALVAVGEICQDYDSDKKFSALGFGARIPPKYEVSHDFAINFNPDNDECEGIQGVVESYQSCLPKIQLYGPTNVAPIISKVARVAADEERTKEASQYFILLILTDGVVTDMADTREAIVRASYLPMSIIIVGVGNADFTDMQILDGDDGVLRSPKGEPVLRDIVQFVPFREFKNASPTALAKCVLAEVPKQVVEYYSYKAFPPRCPQTHDAPDANLSSPQ from the exons ATGCCCTTTGCCCACGGGGCCGCCTGTCCTCCATCGCGCCCGGCTGCCCACCGTGCCACAGGCACCATGGGCGAGGTGCCCGAGGCGTCCCCCCAGGCGTCGCTGGCTGTCCTCTCCAAGGTGGAGCTGCGGGTCAGCTGTAAGCACCTCCTGGACCGCGACACCCTCAACAAGTCGGACCCCTGCGTCCTGCTGCTGATGCAGTCCCAGGGCCAGTGGATGGAG GTGGACCGCAGCGAGGTCATCAAGAGCAACCTCAACCCTGTCTTCGCCAAGATCTTCACTGTGGATTACTACTTCGAGGAGGTGCAGAAGCTGCGCTTCGAGGTGTATGACAGCCACGGGCACGCCGGCGTGGGCACCCACGACGACGACTTCCTGGGGGGCATGGAGTGCACCGTGGGGCAG ATCGTGGCACAGAAGCGGGTGACGAAGCCTCTGTTCCTCAAGTACGGGAAGTTTGCCGGCAAGTCCACCATTACG CAG GTCATCTCGGAGGAGATCTCGGGGAACAACGGCTACGTGGAGCTCGCCTTCCGTGCCAAGAAGCTGGATGACAAG GACCTCTTCAGCAAGTCAGACCCCTTCCTGGAGATCTACCGCATCGATGACGACCGCAGTGAGCAGCTGGTGTACCGCACTGAG GTGGTGAAGAACAACCTGAGCCCCATCTGGGAGCCCTTCAAGGTCTCCCTCAactctctctgcagctgtgaggagaagaggaagctgagg TGTGTGGTGTGGGACTACGACTCGCGTGGCAAGCACGACTTCATTGGGGAGTTCTTTACCACCTTCGAGGAGATGCAGAAGGCCATGGGGGAGAACAAG GTACAGTGGGACTGCATGAACCCCAAGTACAAGCTCAAGAAGCGCAACTACAAGAACTCAGGGGTCGTGGTGCTGCTGGACCTGAAG ATCCACAGAGTCTACTCCTTCCTGGACTACATCATGGGTGGCTGCCAGATCCATTTCACA GTGGCCATCGACTTCACAGCCTCCAATGGGGACCCCCGaaacagctgctccctgcactaCATCAACCCCTACCAGCCCAACGAGTACCTCAAGGCCCTGGTTGCCGTGGGTGAGATCTGCCAGGACTATGACAG TGATAAGAAGTTCTCAGCACTGGGCTTTGGTGCCAGGATCCCCCCCAAGTATGAG GTCTCCCATGATTTTGCCATCAACTTCAACCCTGACAATGATGAGTGTGAAG GAATTCAGGGCGTGGTGGAGTCCTaccagagctgcctgcccaAAATCCAGCTCTACGGCCCCACCAACGTGGCCCCCATCATCTCCAAGGTGGCTCGGGTAGCAGCCGATGAGGAGAGGACCAAGGAGGCTTCG CAATACTTCATCCTGCTGATCCTGACGGACGGGGTGGTGACGGACATGGCGGACACGCGGGAAGCCATCGTCCGCGCCTCCTACCTGCCCATGTCCATCATCATCGTCGGGGTGGGCAACGCCGACTTCACCGACATGCAGATCCTGGACGGGGACGACGGTGTCCTGCGCTCCCCCAAGGGCGAGCCTGTGCTCCGCGACATCGTCCAGTTCGTCCCCTTCCGCGAATTCAAGAAC GCGTCCCCGACAGCCCTGGCCAAGTGTGTGCTGGCAGAGGTGCCCAAGCAGGTGGTGGAGTACTACAGCTACAAGGCCTTCCCCCCGCGCTGTCCCCAGACCCACGATGCCCCTGATGCCAATCTCAGTTCACCCCAGTGA
- the CPNE7 gene encoding copine-7 isoform X2: MPFAHGAACPPSRPAAHRATGTMGEVPEASPQASLAVLSKVELRVSCKHLLDRDTLNKSDPCVLLLMQSQGQWMEVDRSEVIKSNLNPVFAKIFTVDYYFEEVQKLRFEVYDSHGHAGVGTHDDDFLGGMECTVGQIVAQKRVTKPLFLKYGKFAGKSTITVISEEISGNNGYVELAFRAKKLDDKDLFSKSDPFLEIYRIDDDRSEQLVYRTEVVKNNLSPIWEPFKVSLNSLCSCEEKRKLRCVVWDYDSRGKHDFIGEFFTTFEEMQKAMGENKVQWDCMNPKYKLKKRNYKNSGVVVLLDLKIHRVYSFLDYIMGGCQIHFTVAIDFTASNGDPRNSCSLHYINPYQPNEYLKALVAVGEICQDYDSDKKFSALGFGARIPPKYEVSHDFAINFNPDNDECEGIQGVVESYQSCLPKIQLYGPTNVAPIISKVARVAADEERTKEASQYFILLILTDGVVTDMADTREAIVRASYLPMSIIIVGVGNADFTDMQILDGDDGVLRSPKGEPVLRDIVQFVPFREFKNASPTALAKCVLAEVPKQVVEYYSYKAFPPRCPQTHDAPDANLSSPQ; the protein is encoded by the exons ATGCCCTTTGCCCACGGGGCCGCCTGTCCTCCATCGCGCCCGGCTGCCCACCGTGCCACAGGCACCATGGGCGAGGTGCCCGAGGCGTCCCCCCAGGCGTCGCTGGCTGTCCTCTCCAAGGTGGAGCTGCGGGTCAGCTGTAAGCACCTCCTGGACCGCGACACCCTCAACAAGTCGGACCCCTGCGTCCTGCTGCTGATGCAGTCCCAGGGCCAGTGGATGGAG GTGGACCGCAGCGAGGTCATCAAGAGCAACCTCAACCCTGTCTTCGCCAAGATCTTCACTGTGGATTACTACTTCGAGGAGGTGCAGAAGCTGCGCTTCGAGGTGTATGACAGCCACGGGCACGCCGGCGTGGGCACCCACGACGACGACTTCCTGGGGGGCATGGAGTGCACCGTGGGGCAG ATCGTGGCACAGAAGCGGGTGACGAAGCCTCTGTTCCTCAAGTACGGGAAGTTTGCCGGCAAGTCCACCATTACG GTCATCTCGGAGGAGATCTCGGGGAACAACGGCTACGTGGAGCTCGCCTTCCGTGCCAAGAAGCTGGATGACAAG GACCTCTTCAGCAAGTCAGACCCCTTCCTGGAGATCTACCGCATCGATGACGACCGCAGTGAGCAGCTGGTGTACCGCACTGAG GTGGTGAAGAACAACCTGAGCCCCATCTGGGAGCCCTTCAAGGTCTCCCTCAactctctctgcagctgtgaggagaagaggaagctgagg TGTGTGGTGTGGGACTACGACTCGCGTGGCAAGCACGACTTCATTGGGGAGTTCTTTACCACCTTCGAGGAGATGCAGAAGGCCATGGGGGAGAACAAG GTACAGTGGGACTGCATGAACCCCAAGTACAAGCTCAAGAAGCGCAACTACAAGAACTCAGGGGTCGTGGTGCTGCTGGACCTGAAG ATCCACAGAGTCTACTCCTTCCTGGACTACATCATGGGTGGCTGCCAGATCCATTTCACA GTGGCCATCGACTTCACAGCCTCCAATGGGGACCCCCGaaacagctgctccctgcactaCATCAACCCCTACCAGCCCAACGAGTACCTCAAGGCCCTGGTTGCCGTGGGTGAGATCTGCCAGGACTATGACAG TGATAAGAAGTTCTCAGCACTGGGCTTTGGTGCCAGGATCCCCCCCAAGTATGAG GTCTCCCATGATTTTGCCATCAACTTCAACCCTGACAATGATGAGTGTGAAG GAATTCAGGGCGTGGTGGAGTCCTaccagagctgcctgcccaAAATCCAGCTCTACGGCCCCACCAACGTGGCCCCCATCATCTCCAAGGTGGCTCGGGTAGCAGCCGATGAGGAGAGGACCAAGGAGGCTTCG CAATACTTCATCCTGCTGATCCTGACGGACGGGGTGGTGACGGACATGGCGGACACGCGGGAAGCCATCGTCCGCGCCTCCTACCTGCCCATGTCCATCATCATCGTCGGGGTGGGCAACGCCGACTTCACCGACATGCAGATCCTGGACGGGGACGACGGTGTCCTGCGCTCCCCCAAGGGCGAGCCTGTGCTCCGCGACATCGTCCAGTTCGTCCCCTTCCGCGAATTCAAGAAC GCGTCCCCGACAGCCCTGGCCAAGTGTGTGCTGGCAGAGGTGCCCAAGCAGGTGGTGGAGTACTACAGCTACAAGGCCTTCCCCCCGCGCTGTCCCCAGACCCACGATGCCCCTGATGCCAATCTCAGTTCACCCCAGTGA
- the RPL13 gene encoding 60S ribosomal protein L13 has protein sequence MAPSRNGMILKPHFHKDWQRRVATWFNQPARKIRRRKARQAKARRIAPRPVAGPIRPIVRCPTIRYHKKVRAGRGFSLEELKLAGINKKFARTIGISVDPRRRNKSTESLQANVQRLKEYRSKLILFPRKPAMPKKGDSSPEELKMATQLTGPVMPIKNVFKREKARVISEDEKNFKAFASLRMARANARLFGIRAKRAKEAAEQDVEKKK, from the exons ATGGCGCCCAGCCGCAATGGCATGATCCTGAAGCCCCACTTCCACAAGGACTGGCAGCGGCGAGTGGCCACATGGTTCAACCAGCCCGCCCGCAAGATCCGCAG GAGGAAAGCTCGCCAAGCCAAGGCTCGCCGTATTGCTCCCAGGCCTGTGGCTGGGCCCATCCGACCTATAGTGAGGTGTCCAACCATCAGATATCACAAAAAAGTCCGTGCTGGCAGAGGCTTCAGCCTGGAAGAGCTTAAG CTCGCTGGCATTAACAAGAAGTTTGCTCGGACTATTGGGATCTCGGTGGATCCCCGGCGGCGCAACAAGTCAACAGAGTCCCTGCAGGCCAACGTGCAGCGGCTGAAGGAGTACCGCTCCAAACTCATCCTCTTCCCAAGGAAGCCAGCAATGCCCAAGAAGGGCGACAGCTCT CCTGAGGAACTCAAGATGGCAACTCAGCTCACTGGACCAGTCATGCCGATCAAGAAT GTTTTCAAGCGGGAGAAGGCCCGTGTCATCTCAGAAGATGAGAAGAACTTCAAAGCCTTCGCCAGCCTGCGCATGGCCCGGGCCAACGCCCGGCTCTTTGGGATTCGTGCAAAACGCgccaaagaagcagcagaacaggatgtggagaagaagaaatga